A region of Rhizobium grahamii DNA encodes the following proteins:
- a CDS encoding fumarate hydratase: MADDLFPLSKDSTQYRKISSDYVSVDSFKGQDILTVEPEGIRLLAETAFADINHLLRPGHLKQLASILEDPEATDNDRFVAYDLLKNANIAAGGILPMCQDTGTAIIMGKKGRCVWTEGEDYSALAKGVMDAYEKKNLRYSQLAPIKMFEERNTKNNLPAQIDIYEEGTDSYDFLFVAKGGGSANKTFLYQGTPSLLTHDRMIDFLKEKILTLGTAACPPYHLAIVIGGTSAEMNLKTVKLASTRYLDDLPTEGSESGHAFRDIEMEKEIHKLTQQMGVGAQFGGKYFCHDVRVIRLPRHGASLPIGLGVSCSADRQAKGKITRDGIFVEQLETDPSKYMPEIDESKLSDSMVRIDLNQPMPAILAELSKHPVKTRLSLTGTIIVARDLAHAKIRERLEKGEGMPEYMKNHPVYYAGPAKTPAGYASGSFGPTTAGRMDSYVDQFQSFGGSMVMLAKGNRSRAVREACKTHGGFYLGSIGGPAARLAQDCIRKVEALEYQELGMEAVWRIEVEDFPAFIVTDDKGNDFFQEFNLG; this comes from the coding sequence ATGGCTGACGATCTTTTCCCCCTCAGCAAAGACTCCACCCAATACCGCAAGATCAGCAGCGACTACGTCTCTGTCGACAGCTTCAAGGGACAGGATATCCTGACCGTCGAGCCGGAAGGCATCCGCCTGCTTGCCGAAACGGCCTTTGCCGACATCAACCATCTCCTGCGGCCCGGCCACCTGAAGCAGCTCGCCTCGATCCTCGAAGATCCTGAGGCGACCGACAACGATCGCTTCGTTGCCTATGACCTGCTGAAGAACGCCAACATCGCCGCCGGCGGCATCCTGCCGATGTGCCAGGACACGGGCACGGCGATCATCATGGGCAAGAAGGGCCGCTGCGTCTGGACCGAAGGTGAGGATTACTCGGCTCTCGCCAAGGGCGTCATGGACGCCTACGAGAAGAAGAACCTGCGCTATTCGCAGCTCGCGCCGATCAAGATGTTCGAGGAACGGAACACCAAGAACAACCTGCCGGCCCAGATCGACATCTACGAGGAAGGCACTGACAGCTACGACTTCCTGTTCGTCGCCAAGGGCGGCGGCTCGGCCAACAAGACCTTCCTCTATCAGGGCACACCGTCGCTTCTGACCCATGACCGGATGATCGACTTCCTCAAGGAGAAGATCCTCACGCTCGGTACGGCAGCCTGTCCCCCCTACCATCTGGCGATCGTCATCGGCGGCACCTCGGCCGAGATGAACCTGAAGACCGTCAAGCTCGCCTCGACCCGTTACCTCGACGACCTTCCGACTGAAGGCTCCGAAAGCGGCCACGCCTTCCGCGACATCGAGATGGAGAAGGAAATCCACAAGCTGACGCAGCAGATGGGCGTCGGCGCGCAATTCGGCGGCAAGTATTTCTGTCATGACGTCCGCGTCATCCGTCTGCCCCGCCACGGCGCCTCGCTGCCGATCGGCCTCGGCGTCTCCTGTTCCGCCGACCGCCAGGCGAAGGGCAAGATCACCCGCGACGGCATCTTCGTCGAGCAGCTGGAGACGGATCCCTCGAAGTACATGCCCGAGATCGACGAGTCGAAGCTCTCGGACTCGATGGTCCGCATCGACCTGAACCAGCCGATGCCGGCAATCCTGGCCGAACTGAGCAAGCATCCGGTCAAGACCCGCCTGTCGCTGACCGGCACCATCATCGTCGCCCGCGACCTCGCCCACGCCAAGATCCGTGAGCGGCTGGAAAAGGGCGAAGGCATGCCTGAATACATGAAGAACCATCCGGTCTATTATGCCGGCCCGGCCAAGACGCCGGCAGGCTACGCCTCCGGCTCCTTCGGCCCGACCACGGCCGGCCGCATGGACAGCTACGTCGATCAGTTCCAGTCTTTCGGCGGATCCATGGTCATGCTTGCCAAGGGCAACCGCTCCCGCGCCGTGCGCGAAGCCTGCAAGACGCACGGCGGCTTCTACCTCGGCTCGATCGGCGGACCGGCCGCGCGCCTCGCCCAGGATTGCATCAGGAAGGTCGAGGCTCTGGAATACCAGGAACTCGGCATGGAAGCGGTCTGGAGGATCGAGGTCGAAGACTTCCCGGCCTTCATCGTTACCGACGACAAGGGCAACGACTTCTTCCAGGAATTCAACCTGGGTTGA
- a CDS encoding DMT family transporter, giving the protein MPRSRNTQGAIYMSSAMAGFSCSDALSKSVIVYMNAGQIMCLRGLFTSVLVYAIARYMGALRSWRVMLKPMVFVRVVCEVLAAVTYITALGMMPIANASAILQSLPLVVTFGAALFFSEPVGWRRWLAIVGGLLGVLIIIRPGAEGFTMAALLCVVSVLVTAGRDLATRGIGPEIPSLMITVVTAVSVTIIGALLTPVLGGWQPVSGIVLSHLLLAAILVLVGYQSVIMAMRTGEISFVAPLRYTSLIFSAVLGFIFFAEVPDFWTLIGAAVVIASGLYTFYREAKRHVPPVAQESEPRTPV; this is encoded by the coding sequence ATGCCGCGGTCCCGCAACACCCAGGGCGCCATCTACATGAGTTCGGCCATGGCCGGATTTTCCTGCAGCGACGCACTCTCCAAGTCAGTCATCGTTTACATGAACGCCGGCCAGATCATGTGCCTGCGCGGTCTCTTCACCAGCGTGCTCGTCTACGCGATCGCCCGCTACATGGGGGCGTTGCGCTCGTGGCGCGTCATGCTGAAGCCTATGGTCTTCGTCCGCGTCGTCTGCGAGGTTCTGGCAGCCGTGACTTACATTACAGCGCTCGGGATGATGCCGATCGCCAATGCCTCCGCCATTCTTCAATCGCTGCCGCTCGTCGTCACCTTCGGTGCCGCCCTGTTCTTTTCGGAGCCGGTCGGCTGGCGCCGCTGGCTCGCCATCGTCGGAGGATTGCTTGGCGTGTTGATCATCATCCGCCCCGGCGCGGAGGGCTTCACGATGGCAGCCCTGCTCTGCGTCGTCAGCGTGCTCGTGACTGCCGGCCGCGATCTCGCCACGCGTGGCATCGGCCCGGAAATTCCCTCGCTGATGATCACCGTCGTGACAGCCGTCTCGGTGACGATCATCGGCGCCTTGCTGACCCCTGTCCTCGGCGGATGGCAACCCGTCAGCGGAATCGTACTTTCGCACCTTCTGCTCGCCGCCATTCTAGTCCTGGTCGGCTATCAGTCCGTCATCATGGCGATGCGCACGGGCGAGATTTCCTTCGTTGCACCACTCCGCTACACCAGCCTGATCTTCTCGGCTGTGCTGGGCTTCATCTTCTTTGCGGAGGTGCCTGACTTCTGGACCCTGATCGGTGCTGCTGTCGTCATAGCGTCCGGCCTCTACACGTTCTATCGTGAGGCAAAACGTCATGTGCCGCCGGTCGCCCAGGAGTCCGAGCCGAGAACACCCGTCTGA
- a CDS encoding gamma-butyrobetaine hydroxylase-like domain-containing protein, translated as MSDIWPTELRVSKDRQHLAVTFNDETRFDLPAEMLRVLSPSAEVQGHGPGQKVTVPGKRNVAIISLTPTGNYAVRIGFDDMHDTGIFTWTYLRELGERGEELFAAYEEELREKGMSRDTSEKPR; from the coding sequence ATGAGCGATATCTGGCCAACCGAACTCAGAGTTTCGAAAGACCGGCAACATCTGGCCGTGACATTCAACGACGAGACACGTTTCGATCTCCCGGCGGAGATGCTGCGTGTGCTTTCGCCGTCGGCGGAAGTGCAGGGGCATGGGCCCGGCCAGAAGGTGACGGTGCCCGGAAAGCGCAATGTCGCTATCATCTCTCTGACGCCAACCGGCAACTATGCCGTCCGCATCGGCTTCGACGACATGCACGATACCGGCATCTTTACCTGGACCTATCTGCGTGAACTCGGCGAGCGTGGCGAGGAGCTTTTTGCCGCCTATGAAGAAGAGTTGCGCGAAAAGGGCATGAGCCGCGACACCTCGGAAAAGCCGCGCTGA
- the moaA gene encoding GTP 3',8-cyclase MoaA, whose protein sequence is MNSNVGTTGNASPLVAEAKPMIDPFKRAVTYLRVSVTDRCDFRCTYCMAEHMTFLPKQELLTLEELHRLCSAFIAKGVRKLRLTGGEPLVRKNIMYLVHELGKQIGSGLDELTLTTNGSQLSRFADELYAAGVRRINVSLDTLDPDKFRQITRWGDFHKVMEGIDAAQKAGLKIKLNAVALKDFNDAEMPDMIRFAHGRGMDLTVIETMPMGEIEEDRTDRYLPLSKLRADLEEQFTFSDIGYRTGGPARYVEVRETGGRLGFITPMTHNFCESCNRVRLTCTGTLYMCLGQNDAADLRAAVRATPDDGLLYAAIDEAISRKPKGHDFIIDRTHNRPAVARHMSVTGG, encoded by the coding sequence GTGAACAGCAACGTCGGAACGACAGGCAACGCATCGCCGCTGGTTGCAGAGGCGAAACCGATGATCGACCCGTTCAAGCGGGCCGTGACCTATCTGCGCGTCTCCGTTACCGATCGCTGCGACTTCCGCTGCACCTATTGCATGGCCGAGCACATGACCTTTCTGCCGAAGCAGGAACTGTTGACGCTCGAGGAGTTGCACCGGCTCTGTTCCGCCTTCATCGCCAAGGGTGTGCGCAAGCTGCGGCTGACCGGCGGCGAGCCGCTGGTGCGCAAGAACATCATGTATCTGGTGCACGAACTCGGCAAACAGATCGGCTCCGGCCTCGACGAGCTGACGCTGACCACCAACGGCTCGCAGCTCTCCCGCTTCGCCGACGAGCTCTACGCGGCAGGTGTCCGCCGCATCAACGTCTCGCTCGACACGCTCGATCCCGACAAGTTCCGGCAGATCACCCGCTGGGGCGACTTCCACAAGGTGATGGAAGGGATCGATGCCGCGCAGAAGGCCGGCCTGAAGATCAAGCTGAACGCGGTGGCACTGAAGGATTTCAACGACGCCGAGATGCCTGACATGATCCGTTTCGCGCACGGCCGCGGCATGGATCTGACCGTCATCGAAACCATGCCGATGGGCGAGATCGAGGAAGACCGGACCGACCGCTACCTGCCGCTGTCGAAGCTGAGGGCCGATCTCGAAGAACAGTTCACCTTCTCCGACATCGGCTATCGCACCGGCGGCCCGGCCCGTTATGTCGAGGTCAGGGAAACCGGCGGCCGGCTCGGCTTCATCACGCCGATGACCCATAATTTCTGCGAGAGCTGCAACCGCGTGCGGCTGACCTGCACCGGCACGCTCTACATGTGCCTCGGCCAGAACGACGCCGCCGACCTGCGCGCTGCGGTCCGCGCCACCCCTGACGACGGGCTGCTCTATGCAGCCATCGACGAGGCGATCTCGCGCAAGCCGAAGGGCCACGATTTCATCATCGACCGCACCCATAACCGCCCGGCCGTTGCCCGCCATATGAGCGTCACCGGCGGGTGA
- a CDS encoding alpha/beta hydrolase, whose product MANFTLKVTRLGFSLLQSVSPRIAGKAAFRLFCMTPSSAPKGEKAKVAHAAGIAKLAGAERFTLALQGGGKAYAYRLNGGAIGRRARYLVTHGWGSSSVYMADIIETLAATGAEVIAVDFPGHGGAKGRALHMGMAVKAIAAAERRFGAFDAAIGHSFGGAALMVAAAGMLPSVPVVLPEKLVLIGSPSEMHWLFKDFGKMIGLRRAAQQALEKEVHRITGRRLEEFDASAAAGVIKRPVMIVHAEDDKEVSADHARRYAAAGESVQLHWANGFGHRRIVAAPPVLETITEFLTGDDSVREAEIVPLFDLPARRMSL is encoded by the coding sequence ATGGCAAACTTTACGCTGAAGGTCACCCGCCTCGGATTTTCCCTGTTGCAATCGGTTTCGCCGCGCATCGCAGGAAAAGCGGCCTTCCGTCTGTTCTGCATGACGCCGTCCTCGGCGCCCAAGGGAGAGAAGGCAAAAGTGGCACATGCTGCGGGCATCGCGAAGCTTGCGGGCGCCGAGCGCTTCACGCTGGCGCTTCAGGGAGGCGGGAAAGCGTATGCCTACCGGCTGAACGGTGGCGCCATCGGGCGGCGTGCGCGTTACCTCGTGACGCATGGATGGGGATCGAGCAGCGTCTACATGGCTGACATCATCGAGACGCTGGCGGCAACCGGCGCGGAGGTGATTGCCGTCGACTTCCCCGGGCACGGAGGCGCAAAAGGGCGAGCGCTGCATATGGGCATGGCCGTGAAGGCGATCGCAGCGGCCGAGCGTCGGTTCGGCGCATTCGACGCCGCCATCGGCCATTCCTTCGGCGGTGCTGCCTTGATGGTGGCCGCTGCGGGCATGCTTCCGTCAGTGCCGGTCGTCCTGCCGGAGAAGCTCGTGTTGATCGGCTCTCCCAGCGAAATGCACTGGCTGTTCAAGGATTTCGGCAAGATGATCGGACTTCGGCGAGCCGCACAGCAGGCGCTTGAGAAAGAGGTTCATCGGATCACCGGCCGGAGACTTGAGGAGTTCGACGCGAGTGCTGCGGCCGGCGTCATCAAGCGGCCGGTGATGATCGTGCATGCGGAGGACGACAAGGAAGTGAGTGCCGACCATGCGCGACGCTATGCAGCGGCTGGCGAGTCCGTCCAGCTTCACTGGGCCAACGGCTTCGGCCATCGCCGGATCGTGGCGGCGCCGCCTGTCCTCGAAACAATCACCGAGTTTCTGACCGGCGACGATTCCGTCCGCGAAGCCGAGATCGTGCCGCTGTTCGATCTTCCCGCGCGGCGCATGTCATTGTAG
- a CDS encoding GGDEF domain-containing protein: MTTAVAPKTQVPDVASQITFAMRSMGVAPIPRNYELFYEAYIGSNPALTRDLAALGNHATQEELDELGAQYFTHSPARVFDDAHTRIVAELETLLKVLRQEQTSLESYNKLLGETYNRINSKNTTSAEIIQNALTLLSEATGDTMAHGEKTVENVVQRSQEMDQVRKELDEYKRIANTDSLTRLANRRAFDDRLAGVFNNPMMRPISALVLADIDNFKKINDTYGHPVGDKILATVASVIRANVRRDIFVARTGGEEFALIIEGNTAEEVMGMAERIRRTLETTPFTNSRTRINYGPVTVSVGVCMASYAADAGELYHKADVALYGAKNSGRNCSVLFEDGMQKDFTKSWLIYKG, encoded by the coding sequence ATGACGACGGCTGTGGCGCCAAAGACCCAGGTTCCCGACGTGGCGAGCCAAATTACCTTTGCCATGCGCTCCATGGGTGTCGCGCCTATTCCCCGGAACTACGAACTCTTCTACGAAGCCTATATCGGCTCCAACCCGGCACTGACGCGCGATCTTGCTGCTCTCGGCAACCACGCCACGCAGGAAGAACTCGACGAACTCGGCGCGCAGTATTTCACGCACAGCCCGGCCCGCGTCTTCGACGACGCTCACACGCGCATCGTCGCCGAACTGGAAACTCTGCTGAAGGTGCTCCGGCAGGAGCAGACGTCGCTCGAGAGCTACAACAAGCTGCTCGGCGAAACCTACAACCGCATCAACTCGAAGAACACGACAAGCGCCGAAATCATCCAGAACGCGCTGACGCTTCTGAGCGAGGCCACGGGCGATACCATGGCGCACGGCGAGAAGACCGTGGAGAACGTCGTTCAGCGCTCGCAGGAAATGGATCAGGTCCGCAAGGAACTCGATGAGTACAAGCGCATCGCCAATACGGACTCGCTGACGCGCCTCGCCAACCGCCGCGCCTTCGACGACCGTCTGGCCGGCGTCTTCAACAATCCGATGATGCGCCCGATAAGCGCTCTCGTTCTTGCCGACATCGACAACTTCAAGAAGATCAACGACACCTACGGTCACCCGGTCGGTGACAAGATCCTCGCGACGGTCGCGTCAGTCATTCGCGCCAACGTTCGCCGGGATATCTTCGTCGCCCGCACCGGCGGCGAGGAATTTGCCCTCATCATCGAAGGCAATACCGCAGAGGAAGTGATGGGCATGGCGGAACGCATCCGCCGCACGCTGGAAACGACGCCCTTCACCAACTCCCGCACCAGGATCAATTACGGCCCAGTCACCGTATCCGTCGGCGTCTGCATGGCATCCTATGCCGCCGATGCCGGAGAGCTCTATCACAAGGCTGACGTCGCCCTTTATGGCGCGAAGAACTCCGGCCGCAACTGCAGCGTCCTGTTCGAAGACGGCATGCAGAAAGACTTCACGAAGAGCTGGCTGATCTACAAGGGCTGA
- a CDS encoding MarR family winged helix-turn-helix transcriptional regulator, whose translation MNKNQSLPWDHPRFRSWIAVARACQLMQQSLGRSLAELDIKTPQLDILINLYRFEGISQQELARKLLVGRSNMSMLLPQMEKRGLIERRGDEKDKRVLRLFLTAEGREITEKAMVIQTDLIERVLSPEPIEQCTAMADSMERIIRVLQTDLVDDDDVS comes from the coding sequence ATGAACAAAAATCAATCCCTCCCCTGGGATCATCCGCGTTTTCGCAGCTGGATCGCCGTCGCCCGCGCCTGCCAGCTCATGCAGCAGTCGCTTGGTCGCTCACTTGCCGAACTCGACATCAAGACCCCGCAGCTCGACATCCTGATCAACCTCTACCGTTTCGAAGGCATTTCCCAGCAGGAGCTTGCCCGCAAGCTGCTAGTCGGGCGCTCGAACATGAGCATGCTGCTGCCGCAGATGGAAAAGCGCGGGCTGATCGAGCGGCGCGGCGACGAGAAGGACAAGCGCGTGCTGCGGCTTTTCCTGACCGCGGAAGGCCGGGAAATCACCGAAAAGGCCATGGTCATCCAGACCGACTTGATCGAGCGCGTATTGTCGCCGGAACCGATCGAACAATGCACGGCAATGGCGGATTCCATGGAACGGATTATCCGCGTGCTGCAAACGGATCTCGTCGACGACGACGATGTGTCCTAG
- a CDS encoding L,D-transpeptidase family protein, whose product MKFFFKGAVSALALSCGAAAFGVTPAHAYTLMDMIRGDRARTQSTIINPAPTMPPMAEQSPSAPLPKVSSPQYYTYKPDAMRFVDTGKFTDPVVTGAVVAATGDAQPAPSVQRRYLIEAKVRAPVEVAKALETYYSDAKNPLVWVSGTEINDRAKAAMAFLAGVGSVGLDPADYAVTAPAVDPANPDPAVRDRALTQFELELSAKVLAYVQDTGRGRVDPNKLSGYHDFARKTVKLDPVLKLARMSPDVGAYLGSRTPDGPQFAALKAELAKLQGEGHIEQPIKIELSGLLRPGDTSAAIPNIVKAIDKHGSAALKSENAATLSSYAGGTEYSPEIVSLVEAFQKERGLKPDGVIGQATVRVMTGGDSNGAKVEKLVVAMEQARWLPNDLGSRYVFINQPAYMVYYHNDNKEQLSMRVVIGQPSHQTFFFQDQVQTVEFNPFWGVPQSIIINEMLPKLRSDPNYLDRMGYEVAVGGKAVPSSSVDWYGSTSNISVRQPPSGDNALGELKILFPNAHAIYMHDTPSKSFFKRDMRALSHGCVRLADPRAMAAAVLGTTVEKIGQEIATGKNHAVQVPQKFPIYIAYFTAWPNKDGVVQYFDDVYGRDAYVRKAFDATTKARGAQI is encoded by the coding sequence ATGAAATTCTTCTTCAAAGGTGCGGTTTCCGCACTCGCACTGTCCTGCGGCGCTGCGGCCTTCGGAGTGACGCCGGCGCATGCCTATACGCTGATGGACATGATCCGCGGCGATCGCGCCCGTACCCAGAGCACGATCATCAATCCGGCGCCGACCATGCCGCCGATGGCCGAGCAGTCGCCGTCCGCGCCGTTGCCGAAGGTTTCGTCACCGCAATATTATACCTACAAGCCGGACGCGATGCGGTTCGTCGATACCGGAAAGTTCACGGATCCCGTCGTGACCGGCGCCGTCGTGGCTGCCACCGGCGACGCGCAGCCTGCTCCCAGCGTGCAGCGCCGCTACCTGATCGAGGCCAAGGTGCGCGCGCCGGTCGAGGTCGCAAAGGCGCTCGAAACCTATTACAGCGACGCGAAGAACCCGCTCGTCTGGGTGAGCGGTACCGAAATCAACGATCGCGCCAAGGCCGCCATGGCCTTCCTGGCTGGTGTCGGCTCGGTTGGCCTCGATCCCGCCGATTACGCGGTAACCGCCCCGGCGGTCGATCCGGCAAATCCGGACCCGGCCGTGCGTGATCGCGCGCTGACGCAGTTCGAACTCGAGCTTTCCGCCAAGGTTCTCGCCTATGTGCAGGATACCGGTCGTGGGCGCGTCGATCCGAACAAGCTGTCCGGCTATCACGATTTCGCCCGCAAGACAGTGAAGCTCGATCCGGTGCTGAAGCTGGCGCGGATGAGCCCCGATGTCGGCGCCTATCTCGGCAGCCGCACGCCTGATGGTCCGCAATTTGCTGCGTTGAAGGCCGAACTGGCAAAGCTCCAGGGCGAGGGCCACATCGAGCAGCCGATCAAGATCGAGCTCAGCGGCCTGCTGCGTCCGGGCGACACGTCCGCCGCGATCCCGAATATCGTCAAGGCGATCGACAAGCACGGTTCGGCTGCGCTGAAGAGCGAGAATGCGGCGACACTTTCGTCCTATGCCGGTGGCACCGAGTATTCGCCAGAGATCGTCTCGCTGGTCGAGGCTTTCCAGAAGGAGCGCGGTCTGAAGCCTGACGGTGTCATCGGGCAGGCGACCGTTCGTGTCATGACCGGCGGCGACAGCAATGGCGCCAAGGTCGAGAAGCTCGTCGTTGCCATGGAACAGGCGCGCTGGCTGCCGAACGACCTCGGCTCGCGCTACGTCTTCATCAATCAGCCGGCCTACATGGTCTACTATCACAACGACAACAAGGAACAGTTGTCGATGCGGGTGGTGATCGGCCAGCCGTCGCATCAGACCTTCTTCTTCCAGGATCAGGTCCAGACGGTCGAGTTCAATCCGTTCTGGGGCGTTCCGCAGTCGATCATCATCAACGAGATGCTGCCGAAGCTGCGCTCCGACCCGAACTATCTCGATCGCATGGGTTACGAAGTCGCCGTCGGCGGCAAGGCGGTTCCGTCGTCGAGCGTCGACTGGTACGGTTCGACCTCGAACATTTCCGTGCGTCAGCCACCAAGCGGTGACAATGCGCTGGGCGAACTGAAGATCCTGTTCCCGAACGCGCATGCCATCTACATGCACGACACGCCGTCCAAGAGCTTCTTCAAGCGCGACATGCGGGCTCTCAGCCACGGTTGCGTGCGTCTCGCCGATCCGCGCGCGATGGCGGCGGCGGTGCTCGGAACGACGGTCGAGAAGATCGGCCAGGAAATCGCCACCGGCAAGAACCACGCCGTGCAGGTGCCGCAGAAGTTCCCGATCTACATCGCCTACTTCACGGCATGGCCGAACAAGGACGGCGTCGTTCAGTACTTCGACGATGTCTACGGGCGCGATGCATATGTCCGGAAGGCGTTTGATGCCACGACGAAGGCTCGTGGCGCTCAGATCTAA
- the fumC gene encoding class II fumarate hydratase encodes MTSTRTETDTFGPIEVENDKYWGAQAQRSLGNFKIGWEKQPASIVRALGVVKQAAARTNMALGQLSPEIGNPIVAAAQEVVDGKLNEHFPLVVWQTGSGTQSNMNANEVISNRAIEMLGGVMGSKKPVHPNDHVNMSQSSNDTYPTAMHIACAEQIVRHLLPSLKHLHAALDMKVTEFSHIIKIGRTHTQDATPLTLGQEFSGYAAQVGSAIKRIELTLPGLCELAQGGTAVGTGLNAPVGFAEKVAEEIAAITGLPFVTAPNKFEALAAHDSMVFSHGAINAAAAALFKIANDIRLLGSGPRAGLGELALPENEPGSSIMPGKVNPTQCEALTQVCVHIFGNNAALTFADSQGHFELNVYNPMMAYNFLQSVQLLADAAVSFTDNCIVGIEAREDNIRKGVENSLMLVTALNGRLGYDICAKIAKTAHKNGTTLREEAVGGGYLTNEEFDQYVRPETMIGPK; translated from the coding sequence ATGACCTCCACCCGCACCGAAACCGATACATTCGGCCCGATCGAAGTTGAGAATGACAAGTATTGGGGAGCGCAGGCGCAGCGCTCGCTCGGGAACTTCAAGATTGGCTGGGAAAAGCAGCCCGCATCGATCGTTCGCGCCCTCGGCGTCGTCAAGCAGGCAGCCGCTCGCACGAACATGGCGCTTGGCCAGCTTTCGCCAGAAATCGGCAACCCCATCGTCGCGGCCGCACAGGAAGTCGTCGACGGTAAGCTCAACGAGCACTTCCCGCTCGTCGTCTGGCAGACCGGATCCGGCACTCAATCGAACATGAATGCCAATGAAGTGATCTCCAACCGCGCAATCGAGATGCTCGGCGGCGTCATGGGCTCGAAGAAGCCGGTACATCCAAACGATCACGTCAACATGAGTCAGTCGTCGAACGACACCTATCCGACGGCGATGCACATCGCCTGCGCCGAGCAGATCGTTCGCCACCTGCTCCCGAGCCTGAAGCACCTGCACGCCGCGCTCGACATGAAGGTCACCGAGTTCAGCCACATCATCAAGATCGGCCGCACCCACACGCAGGACGCGACGCCGCTGACGCTCGGCCAGGAATTTTCGGGCTATGCCGCACAGGTCGGCTCCGCCATCAAGCGCATCGAACTCACACTGCCGGGTCTCTGCGAACTGGCGCAGGGCGGTACCGCCGTCGGCACCGGCCTCAACGCGCCGGTTGGATTTGCCGAGAAGGTCGCGGAAGAGATTGCCGCGATCACCGGCCTGCCGTTCGTGACGGCGCCGAACAAGTTCGAGGCGCTGGCTGCCCACGACTCGATGGTCTTCAGCCACGGCGCCATCAACGCCGCTGCTGCCGCGCTCTTCAAGATCGCCAACGACATCCGCCTGCTGGGCTCCGGCCCGCGCGCCGGCCTCGGTGAACTGGCCCTGCCGGAGAACGAACCCGGCTCCTCGATCATGCCGGGCAAGGTCAACCCGACGCAGTGCGAAGCGCTGACCCAGGTCTGCGTCCACATCTTCGGCAACAACGCTGCGCTTACCTTCGCCGACAGCCAGGGCCACTTCGAGCTCAACGTCTACAATCCGATGATGGCCTACAACTTCCTGCAGTCGGTCCAGCTGCTCGCCGATGCCGCGGTCTCCTTCACCGACAATTGCATCGTCGGCATCGAGGCTCGCGAGGACAACATCAGGAAGGGCGTCGAGAATTCGCTGATGCTGGTCACCGCCCTGAACGGCAGGCTCGGCTACGACATCTGCGCCAAGATCGCCAAGACCGCCCACAAGAACGGCACGACGCTTCGCGAGGAAGCCGTTGGCGGCGGCTATCTGACGAACGAGGAATTCGATCAGTATGTCCGCCCTGAGACCATGATCGGCCCGAAGTAA
- a CDS encoding pyridoxamine 5'-phosphate oxidase family protein, protein MKIIETVEELAAIYAGGLSQASVAKVTDYLTPLYREMIEASPFVALATVGPEGLDCSPRGDIGGVVRIVDDRTLHMPDWRGNNRVDSLSNIVRDPRLALMFLIPGSNTTMRINGRGVVTNDEAVLSSFEMDGKHPRTVIVIAIDEVYFQCARALIRSELWNPETFIDPKSLPTPGLMLKAATGDFDYETYDREWPERAAKTMW, encoded by the coding sequence ATGAAAATCATTGAGACGGTGGAAGAGCTGGCGGCAATCTATGCGGGCGGGCTGTCGCAGGCATCGGTGGCGAAGGTGACGGACTACCTGACGCCGCTCTATCGCGAGATGATCGAGGCTTCGCCCTTCGTGGCACTGGCAACGGTTGGCCCTGAAGGGCTCGACTGTTCGCCGCGCGGCGATATCGGTGGCGTGGTGCGCATTGTCGATGACCGAACGCTGCACATGCCTGATTGGCGCGGCAACAACCGTGTCGACTCGCTCTCCAACATCGTGCGTGACCCGCGCCTGGCGCTGATGTTTCTCATTCCCGGCTCGAACACGACGATGCGCATCAATGGGCGCGGCGTGGTGACAAACGACGAAGCCGTCCTTTCCAGCTTCGAGATGGATGGCAAGCATCCGCGCACCGTGATCGTCATCGCGATCGACGAGGTCTACTTCCAGTGCGCCCGGGCGCTGATCCGTTCCGAGCTCTGGAATCCCGAAACATTCATCGATCCGAAAAGCCTTCCGACCCCCGGCTTGATGCTGAAGGCGGCGACAGGCGATTTCGATTACGAGACCTATGATCGCGAATGGCCGGAGCGTGCGGCCAAGACGATGTGGTAA